From the Marinobacter sp. es.048 genome, the window TGCCACGCGGCTAACGGGAACAGCGGGTCTGATTCACTGGTCGGGTGCCCGGATCTTTTCCAGGCCCCTGGCCAGGGTTGCCCGTGACAGTTCGCCCATGTGGGAATCGATCAGTTCGCCCTGGGCATTGTAGAAAAGCGTTGTTGGCAAGCCATTGCTGCCTACGGCTCGCGCCAGCCGGGCCTGATCGTCCCGGTAAAGGTTGTTCAGGTTCAGGCGGTTTTGCTCAAGAAAGGAACGGATGGTCTCGGGCTGTTCCCGCTGGTTGGCAAACACAAACGCGATATCCGGATAGATCTGCTGGGCTTCTTCCAGCACCGGCATTTCCCGGATGCAGGGTGGGCACCAGGTCGCCCAGAGATTCACCACCAGGGGTTGGCCCGGAGCCAACTGGGACATGTTGATTACTTCACCATTGAGCGAGCGCAGGGTAACGTCCGGCATACCGCGGGCCTGTTGTTCGATCAGTGTAATGGTGCCTGCGGTGCCGGCCCAGAAAAGGGCGCCCGTTAACGCGGCCGTGGCCAGTGGCTTGCGTTGCGATTTCCTGCGCCACATCAGCAAGCCGGTGAAGACGATGGCGCCGATGACACCCCAGAGCGCATCGAAGCCGCCATCCCGGATATCAATGATGCCCAGCAGGTCGTTCCGGTAATGCTCGAAGTAGCTGATCACGAAACCGATTCGGGCGCTCAGCATCGCTACCACAAAGATATCGGCCACCGATCCGGCCACCGGCACCCGATATTTGCGGCCGAGAATCCCTCCAACCAGCAGAGCCAGGCCGAAGGCGATAACCAGGAGCAGGTGGCCGATGGACAGGCTCAATGGACCGATACTGACGCTCATTCCTGTAACTTCCTTATAAATCCGTGTTGGGTTGCGGTGATCAAGACATTCTGACTTGAGGATGTGTGTCAGGTTCCTTCGGATGCTTATTATAATCACCTATGGCTAATTGGCCGGGCCTCTGTTAATGTGCCCGCATCCTGCCTCTAGGGATTCCGCAATTTAAGGCTATAAGCCCGTGCGACCTTTCCATACGACCTGTCAGAGGACGTCACCCCGATAACGGCGCGTGACCGTAGTCGTCTTTTATTCCATGAATGTTCATGGCATCTGCCCGCATTCGCCGAAAACGGTGGTCGTGGAGGCAGAATAATCAAGAGTTGATCCAATATGAGTTTTTCTTCACTCGGTTTGTCCGAGCAGCTGGTCCGTGCCACGTCTGACCAGGGTTATGAAACCCCGTCTCCCATTCAGGCCCAGGCCATTCCCGCTGTGCTTTCTGGCCGGGACGTT encodes:
- a CDS encoding TlpA disulfide reductase family protein; translated protein: MSVSIGPLSLSIGHLLLVIAFGLALLVGGILGRKYRVPVAGSVADIFVVAMLSARIGFVISYFEHYRNDLLGIIDIRDGGFDALWGVIGAIVFTGLLMWRRKSQRKPLATAALTGALFWAGTAGTITLIEQQARGMPDVTLRSLNGEVINMSQLAPGQPLVVNLWATWCPPCIREMPVLEEAQQIYPDIAFVFANQREQPETIRSFLEQNRLNLNNLYRDDQARLARAVGSNGLPTTLFYNAQGELIDSHMGELSRATLARGLEKIRAPDQ